AAAAATCCGCTGAACCTTTCAAATGGAAGTTCACCCGTCAGGATCTCAAACGATTACTCGACAAACTATCTCTTTGTTCACAGAAAGAAAAGGCCGCATAAATAATACGTCACCGAACTTATGATCCAGAGCACTAAGTAATAGATACGAAATCCAGCAAAGTACTAAGCCATTAAGGAAAAGCTGAGCCACCATGTGAGCTCCATGGTCAGGACAAAAAGGAATCAATTTTTCAAAAAAAGCCAGATAATAAAAGAGAATCGGACCGGGATGATGATGCTCCCAGCGAGATGGGGGGCCAAGAAGTGCCGAGAACTTTGCAGCACGAATAACTTGAAGCCCATCTATTCCATAGTCAAAAGCCTTGTTTTTATATGTCCGAAAAATGGTAATATTAAAAATAAGAAAGATAACTACCAGCAGGGTAGGAATACACCATATTGAGAGGATTCTTATAATAGAGCAACGTACTGACAAGGATTTCATATTATTAATCGGCTAACGCCATGCTTCACCGGCGCGAAAACCGCCTGCGGGTTTCGCGTACGGTGGAAGCGCTTGTTCGCTGATCATCTTCATCTTTGATTTGCTCCCACGGTATGCCCTTGCCCGCATGGATGCTGGCTCTCGATTCTTCAACCTTTTTCAGGAAACGAGGGTCGTTTTCCAGTCGGAAATCAAACCAGTCGTCTTCATCTTCAAATCCAATTAAAACGCCGGCCGGTTTCCCGTGCTTAGTAATAATGATTTTTTCTTTCCCCGCCTGTATTAAGTACCTCGAAAAATGATCTTTGACCTTAGCTAATGCGACTTGTTTCATGTTCGTTCTCCTTTTTCTCGCAGCCATTGTTCCGCATGGGACTTATTCACAATCCTTAGCACTACATATCCTATTCCACGGCAGAATAATATCGTGGTCCGACCCCGCCACCCATCCGCGCCGGCAAGCCCAATTGTCAAGGATAAAGATTTGACCCCCAAACCTGTTATAAGGGTTAGGCTGAATATTCAATTAAATTTTAAGTAATTTATTTTCTATTTCTTCTCTCATCGAAATAATGTTCAACTGCTGATCATATTCAACATTGAACATAAAGTTTTTATTATCAACTAGATATTTATATATGTGCCAATCAGTTTTCGGTGCGGGAATTCCAAATAATTTTGAAAATCTGATCCATTCAAGTTTACCTTCTTTGCAAGTAGGCGGATCAATATGCTCAATCTCGGCAAGATACACAAAACAGATCCAGTTATAATTAGTTGGTGAACTTTCAACCATTACACCACAATATTTTGGATTTGTGATACGGATTCCAGTTTCTTCAAGTGTCTCTCGACTAGCTGAATGTATCGGACTCTCATATGGATCGATTTTTCCACCAACCGGTGTATATTTACCTTTATTGGGTTCTTTTTTACGTTTCAACAGTAAGAAGCGGTCACCCGACTTCAAAATACACAAAACTGCTGGTTGTTTATGTCCATTCGATACATACATATTTCAAACCATTTTCAGCCTAACGTCAGGAGTCAGGCGCGGGTAGCAACGTCGCCTGCACTCCTTGGTTAGGTGGTTCTTCCTCGATCTTACTCCCGAATGCTATGTTCTTGAAAGTGCTGTCGAACTTTCGCCGCAACCTGACTATCAGTCATCTTGTCAATTGTTTCAATGCCAACGACCCGTCCACCCAGTTTGTTTCTATCCAGACGTTTTTTCAGTTCGCCCTTGGCCTCACCGGGACCAAATATCAGAATAGATTCTGCATCACGAATACACGCAATTACCGCATCGTAGTAAATGTCGAGATGTCCCATAAACTTTCTATCGCGGATATCCCCTGCCGGTCCTTGCCGTGATCCATAGGGAGTCGTAGAACGTATATCATCAGAATGCCCGAGCTGTTTTTCAACCTTCGATATTAGCAGTTTTATCTCTTCCCCTCTGTCCGTAATCGCTACGATAAGAGCCTTCCTATGATCAATCCACAAACCTACTTTTCTTTTCATAGATTTTCCTTTGTCTATTAAGTCCAGTTAACGACGGAATTGAGCGGCGCCCGCAGACGGGGCGGGGAGGAGCGAGCCGAAGGCTCGCGCATCCGCCCAACATAATGCTCACCCGTCGAGGGCCTAATGTCCGAAGATCTCGAGTGAAACGAGAGACCTTTGAGAAAACTACAGTGCCAACCAAAAAAAACAACCACTGACGATTGCCACACCTGCGACTGCTGCTTATGCAAGTCACCGTTTCTCAGGTCGGGTGCAGCGGATAGTTTGCAGCTTCACTCTAGTTTGGATGGGTCAAGCAATCTAGCGCCGTGATGAATTGTAAGAAGCTCGACAAGTTCGGCGCGAAGCCGATAAACGATACGATAGCTTCCTGGGAGAATCTCACGGATAAGAGGGTCGTTCCTCTCCGGTACGATCCTTCCCAAGTTTGGGAAATTAGCAACCTGCTCAACAGCCTCAACGACGTCTGTGGCGAACAAACAAGCATAGTGTGGCGAGTCTTGCGAAATGAACTCAGTGATAGACTCCAGGTCATCGGCTGCTTGCGGAGTCCATCTCACTTCAGCCATTTCGCCATCCGTTCCTTGACCTGAGCATGGGAAAGTGTCTTGCCGGCGTCAGCTTGCTGGAGCCCCCTTTCAATCTTCGAGAGAAACAGAAGACGCTCCATCGCGTCTTCTACCGATGCATCATCTGGAAGCCCCTGCATAGCTTGGATCATCTTCTCTTTTTTCGTCATACCTGCAGCATACCTTTTTCGGTCTAGAGCGTCAACCGGCTATTCGCTGCCAACGACGGAATTGAGCGGCGATCCCGCCAAGGCGGGACGCGGTGAGGAGCGAGCGCATGAGCGCTCGCGCATCCGCGCCGGAAAGGCGGCAGTACCGCCCCGGGCAAAACGTAAACTCCACCTCTTTGTTGGCCTCCTATTTCTTCTTGCTGATCAAACTTTTGTCCACATTCATCCAGATGGTAAATGAATTACCTGCTTCCATTTCTTAAGGATGTTGGCCCTAGGGTTGTAAATTTAGAGTCGAGAACATCGATGCTATGTCTTCGTCTTTAGTCACTTCATCCTGACGGGATTCACTTGAAGAGAAATCGACATCGTCGTCACTTCTGGAGCTGTCTTGCTCTCGTTCATCAGCATGCTCTCTTATTGCAGCTATATCTGCCTCGATATCGAGTTTGACAACCTTTGAAAGCGACTCCAGAGCTTCCGCCTCTTCGCGCAAGGCATCCGCATCAAGATCAGCATAGTCGGACGCGACGCTTTCAGCGACCTCCTGAATAGTGGCGGCCACTCGATCCATCTTTTCATCCGGGAAAAGTCCCGGGCGTGACTGCACGAGTCTGCACAAGGGCCGAAGGTCATCCGCCCACCGTGAGCCAACAAGCAACCCGTCGATAGCCTTTTCCATGAACGGCTCCGTCCATCTGCGGAAATCATCATCGGTAAGTGTTGTCAAGACATCGACAAGATCGGCTAGGCCGTCTCTATCGAATTCTTTTTTGGCGATGCGTGACTCAATTAGCGGAAAAGTCTCGCGTACAAATGAAAGAAGAGGTTTATGAGCATCCGCAGCGATCTCAGCAAATAGCGCGAGTCGTGACTCAATGGCATGCGGCCAGCGTTCTCTACTATCAACATTCCCTCTTCGCATGTTGATCACGCGACACGGTTCTCCCGAAAGCAAACGGCGGAACATTTGCTCGGCCGTCTTTGAGTTGGCCTGGATAAGACCATACAGAAGCGGGCGCCGGTCACGCCATGCCCAGAGGGAATCAAGTTGCTCGTAAAACACAACTGACAGAAACAACAAAGTGAACTCCGCATCGCTTGCCAAGAGATACTTTTTTACAAAATCAGCCACGGAGGGATTCTGAAAGCGAACCAGTATCTCCGCGCCCTCCTGATTATAAGAAAGAAAGTCACCCTCTAGCTCCTTGAGAGCGCTACGATAGTCCTGCGGCCCGATGGTTGCGGCATACTTTTTTGCATAGGCCAAGTTGTATGACTGATAAGCCTTCTCGGCGTCGCGTATGAAACACTGATGAGGCATGCTGGCCAGTACTAGCAGCAGGTTTCGGGCAGCCTGCGATAGCTGGTTGCTAAAAGCGTGTTCCCATAGGGCCAAAGGGTTTTCCATGCTGTTCATGAAGAACTCTATGTATCGAGCCGGCGGGACATCTCGGAGACGCGCGAACTCTGTCAAGAGTTGCACAATGCGGGGGCTATAGTTTCTGTGGTCAATGATCCGCAAATAGTTTTTGTCGGCCAGAATAGAGGCGCGATACTGAGTGGGCAAGGCGGAGAAGTAAATGTGGTTGAATAAGATGCGCGCCCGATTCATCCGCGTATACTTCGCAAGATCCACAATGCATTTCTGCGCGGTAAAGCCTTCTCGATTTAGTTTTTCATATTGCTGATATGCCTGCCGAAGGACGTATTCACGCGTTGTCAGAATAAGCTTAATGCCGGTGGTCTTACGAATAGCATGAATAAAGTCGATGATACGTTGGTCTTCATTCTTGCGGAGCTTCTCCGAGAAGGATGTTTGTCCAAGAAAGTCGTCGTAGTAGAATACACGCCTTGTCTCGGGCGCCTTGAACTCCCACGCTTCAGCGATGTCTTCGCTGACCTTAATGACTTCGAAACCCGCGCGGCTATAGTGGAGAATAAGCATCTCCGCAAGGATGGTCTTTCCGATTCCAGGGATTCCGGCAATGATGCAGAAGTTGTCATGCTCGAGAATGTGGGCGGCTTCATCAAAGCTCTCATTCTGAACATATAGCTTCGCATGCTCGCGAATTCTGTCCAACTCATGATTTGAGAAGTTCCTGACGGCCGCGTGGAGTACTTCTTCAAGCAGAGGAAGGCTAAATAACCACAGCTTGATTGTCTTACGTTCGACCTGCTCGAACTTACCGAGCAGATTGTTTAGATCGTCCTTGCCATAGACGTCATCGGCGCATTTGATGAAAGGGTGAAGTGCCCGAACGATTTCGTCCTTCTTGGCCGGGTTCAATGGCACGGACGTAGCCACAATGTAACGCTCGGGCTTGATCCGAGCCAGTTTAGGTAGTTCGTTGGTCGCTAGAACATGCAGAAGTGCATCGTAGCCCGATTCAACGTAGTGCTTACACTGGACGATCAGGTTGTTCTTGGCGTTGCGGGAATGACGGAAGTCTATGCCGCCGTCTCTGCCAGTGGTGAAAGACTGAAGTGTAAGGCCGAGTTCCTCCTGCAGTAGATCTCGAACGACTACCTCAAAGTCAACTGGTGATAAGGTTCTGAAATCGTAGTTTGGCATCTCTTTTCCCGTGGCCAACAACGGAATTGAGCGGCGATCCCGCCAAGGCGGGACGCGGGGAGGAGCGAACGCCCGAAGCGTTCGCGCATCCGCGCCGGAAAAGCCCAATTGTCAAGGATAAAGATTTGACCCCCAAACCTCCCGTATGTCCCGATCCAGGTGATGAACTCTATATGATTGTCGCAAAATCGGCTTTTCTCATCTTTTACGCCCAACGTTGCTTTCACCGGCGGCGCGCTAGCGGCGTCCGGTGGAAGGCATGGTTGGGACGTTTTTCCATCGTCTTCCGAATCTGATACTTCACCTCAGGCTCATGCACGGCAGGGAACTCATCCATCCACGACAAATCCTTCCCAATAACCAATTCCTCCATTGTCGCATGATGCGTATTTCTCATGGGAATAAGACGCATTTGAAACCCATGTCTTCGGGCCATTGTCTTGACTTCTTCCGCGTTATCGTAGGTTATCAAGAAATCACCCCTCAACGACTCGCACACCGTAAACAATCGCTCATGGTCGATCTCGCAGTGGGTGTACAACCGCCTCCCAGCTTTCTTTCCACCAGCCGTATATGGAGGATCTATGAAATAGACTGCATGGCGGTTCGCTGCAAACTCCTGAATGACTTTTAACCCGTCATCACATCGGAAATCAATTCTCGTTGCAACGTGGTTGAGGTCCGAGAGCCTCCTGGCGAGCGTCGCCGGGTACCAGCGAGAACGGATACCTTTCCCGTTCTCTCCGTACTTAATGAATCCGGAACCATTGGCAAGAATTCCTCCATGGAGCGTTCGATTCTTAAGAATCGTCTGAAACGCTTTCTCTCGTCTTGTCTTCGGAGTTCTCGATAGTTCCTGTACAACGGATTCCTTGTTCAGGTCGAACGCAAGGATATGATTGGCCAGCCAGCCCGCGTCGCCATTGACCACCGTTTCCCATACTGCTGCGATTTCGTCGTCCAATTCGACCATCACTGCTTTCTGCACAAGATTCTCAAAGACAGCCGTAAGGCTGATAATTCCACCGCCAGCGAACGGCTCGACTAATATGCCAGGCTTCGAATACATGCGCGCGATCCAGTGCCGAAACGTTGGCACAAACCATGTCTTGCCGCCGGGGTAGCGGAAGGGGCTTCGTTGCGGGACCGATGCTACATTGACCGGCCTCAGTGCTTCTATTTCTTCACGGAGCTCAGGGAATAAGAGGGATTGCTTGGGGATAGCCATGTCAGAATGGCCTCTCGATAGTCTTGTTTACGGGTGGAGTTTCGATCTGTTCATCCAGCTTTTCCTGAAGCAGTTTCACGAAGTCGTTGATCTTCCCTGGCGCGGGAGTTGTGATAGACATCAAGGCTGGCTCGAATTGGGTGAACACTTCATCGATCTTGGTTAGCTTGAGCCTCTCTTGTCCGCCTTCCTTGGTAATCTTGAGGTCGTAGATCAGCCAGGCAATTTCGGCTTTTGATTTGCTCACCTTTGCCAACGGGGGGAGTGTCTCAAAAAAGCTCTTGTTCAAGGCGACAGCGGTCTTCTTCTGCCAGGAATGCAGAATCCCGCCCTTGAAGAGAAGTTGTGGTGCCAGGCGTTTACGGGAAGATGAAAGATAGTCCGGGCGCGGATAGTTCGGTTGGGTTGACCAATCCATTTGTGCGTGCGTCTTCGGGTTCTTCATATAGTACTCAAAGGGATCGCGCACGTTGCCGGATATGTAAACAGCCTGAACCTCGAGGGCGCCGAAGTCGAAGACCTTACCATTCTCGTCGTAAGCGACGAGGACAACGTCAATGTTACCGGCTGACTTTCCATGCACATCGTTAAGTCTCACTTCTGTCAAGGAACTCCACCGGGTGCCATCGTCAAAGAAAAAGGATGCGGCATCGTCAGCGATGAGCCAGTCTTCGCGGAACCGTATCGGGCATGTTATCACGGTACTTCTCTCGTGCAAGACACTACACACGCCGAGAGGATTCTTGGCCTTGTCTTTCGTGCAGTTTGGCACTTTGTTGTTGAAGGGACACAGACGCCGAGACCGGTATCTGTCTGCCTTGGCCGAGTGATCGGTCAAGAGATGGCCAAAGACCTCTGCAAGTGGTTGTACGGGTTCTTTCATAGTTTCTCTCAATTCACTGCTTTCCATAGGAGGATCATACTGAATTCGTAAC
This genomic stretch from Candidatus Auribacterota bacterium harbors:
- a CDS encoding type II toxin-antitoxin system Phd/YefM family antitoxin, with amino-acid sequence MKQVALAKVKDHFSRYLIQAGKEKIIITKHGKPAGVLIGFEDEDDWFDFRLENDPRFLKKVEESRASIHAGKGIPWEQIKDEDDQRTSASTVRETRRRFSRR
- a CDS encoding NUDIX domain-containing protein — protein: MYVSNGHKQPAVLCILKSGDRFLLLKRKKEPNKGKYTPVGGKIDPYESPIHSASRETLEETGIRITNPKYCGVMVESSPTNYNWICFVYLAEIEHIDPPTCKEGKLEWIRFSKLFGIPAPKTDWHIYKYLVDNKNFMFNVEYDQQLNIISMREEIENKLLKI
- a CDS encoding type II toxin-antitoxin system RelE/ParE family toxin; amino-acid sequence: MAEVRWTPQAADDLESITEFISQDSPHYACLFATDVVEAVEQVANFPNLGRIVPERNDPLIREILPGSYRIVYRLRAELVELLTIHHGARLLDPSKLE
- a CDS encoding restriction endonuclease, producing the protein MPNYDFRTLSPVDFEVVVRDLLQEELGLTLQSFTTGRDGGIDFRHSRNAKNNLIVQCKHYVESGYDALLHVLATNELPKLARIKPERYIVATSVPLNPAKKDEIVRALHPFIKCADDVYGKDDLNNLLGKFEQVERKTIKLWLFSLPLLEEVLHAAVRNFSNHELDRIREHAKLYVQNESFDEAAHILEHDNFCIIAGIPGIGKTILAEMLILHYSRAGFEVIKVSEDIAEAWEFKAPETRRVFYYDDFLGQTSFSEKLRKNEDQRIIDFIHAIRKTTGIKLILTTREYVLRQAYQQYEKLNREGFTAQKCIVDLAKYTRMNRARILFNHIYFSALPTQYRASILADKNYLRIIDHRNYSPRIVQLLTEFARLRDVPPARYIEFFMNSMENPLALWEHAFSNQLSQAARNLLLVLASMPHQCFIRDAEKAYQSYNLAYAKKYAATIGPQDYRSALKELEGDFLSYNQEGAEILVRFQNPSVADFVKKYLLASDAEFTLLFLSVVFYEQLDSLWAWRDRRPLLYGLIQANSKTAEQMFRRLLSGEPCRVINMRRGNVDSRERWPHAIESRLALFAEIAADAHKPLLSFVRETFPLIESRIAKKEFDRDGLADLVDVLTTLTDDDFRRWTEPFMEKAIDGLLVGSRWADDLRPLCRLVQSRPGLFPDEKMDRVAATIQEVAESVASDYADLDADALREEAEALESLSKVVKLDIEADIAAIREHADEREQDSSRSDDDVDFSSSESRQDEVTKDEDIASMFSTLNLQP
- a CDS encoding DNA adenine methylase, yielding MAIPKQSLLFPELREEIEALRPVNVASVPQRSPFRYPGGKTWFVPTFRHWIARMYSKPGILVEPFAGGGIISLTAVFENLVQKAVMVELDDEIAAVWETVVNGDAGWLANHILAFDLNKESVVQELSRTPKTRREKAFQTILKNRTLHGGILANGSGFIKYGENGKGIRSRWYPATLARRLSDLNHVATRIDFRCDDGLKVIQEFAANRHAVYFIDPPYTAGGKKAGRRLYTHCEIDHERLFTVCESLRGDFLITYDNAEEVKTMARRHGFQMRLIPMRNTHHATMEELVIGKDLSWMDEFPAVHEPEVKYQIRKTMEKRPNHAFHRTPLARRR
- a CDS encoding NotI family restriction endonuclease, which produces MKEPVQPLAEVFGHLLTDHSAKADRYRSRRLCPFNNKVPNCTKDKAKNPLGVCSVLHERSTVITCPIRFREDWLIADDAASFFFDDGTRWSSLTEVRLNDVHGKSAGNIDVVLVAYDENGKVFDFGALEVQAVYISGNVRDPFEYYMKNPKTHAQMDWSTQPNYPRPDYLSSSRKRLAPQLLFKGGILHSWQKKTAVALNKSFFETLPPLAKVSKSKAEIAWLIYDLKITKEGGQERLKLTKIDEVFTQFEPALMSITTPAPGKINDFVKLLQEKLDEQIETPPVNKTIERPF